The following DNA comes from Glaciihabitans arcticus.
CGTCATCAACTCGGTGACCAAGTGGATGCCGGGCTGGAAGAAGAAGGGCTGGCGCAAGGGCGACGGCAAGCCCGTAATGAACCTCGAGCTGCTCAAGGAGATCGACGAGGCCATCGCCGGGCGACGCTACCGCTTCGAGTGGGTACGCGGTCATGTCGGCCACGTGCTCAATGAGGCGGCGGATGCCCGCGCTCGAGCCGTTTCGGAAGCCTTCGCCCGAGGTGCCGCGATCCCCACGGGGCCCGGCTTCCCCGGAGCCGCCCCCGCGATCACGGCGCAGGCGGAAGCCGAGCCGCAGGTCGCCCAGCTCTCCTTCGACTTCCTGGACGAACCGGAGACACAGCCTGAGGCAGAGCCGGCAGCGGAACCCGAGTCCGACATCGCGCTGACCCCCGCCCAGAAGTTGCGCCTGGCCGAGCGTGCGCGCGCCGAGGGCATCAGCGTTTCGGAGCTGCTTGCGCGGCTGATCTAAGCGCGCGTCTGGCCCGACGGACCCGTGCCTCGATGTCGAGCAGTGGGCAGCAGACCTCGTCGGGGTGCACGAGCCCGTGCTCGATGACCCACTGGCTGAGCCGCTCCACGACACGCAGGTGCACGCGTAGCGACGGCGAATCGCCAGGCAGCCACTCCGGCTCGACGAAGATCGCGAGCAGGTAGATGAGGTCGTCGGCGTGGGCGACCCGAGCGACCGGATCTCGAGGGTCGAACGCGCGCTCTGCGGCTACGAGAGTGCGATCGCGATCGACGAGGATCTGGTCGCCGTGCGCCTCGACGCAACGGCGCAGAGACTCGGCGACAGCGAGAATCCGGTGGCGCGCGAGACCCGTGCTGAGCCCGGCCTGCTCGTCGGTGAAGGTGGTGAGGATGGTGGTGATGGTGGGAGGTGTATTCGTCATGCCGGAAGGGTGCAGGGAGGCACAGACATCCCGACAAAGAGGCCTCAGGCGATCGCCTGTGGAGGAGAGGCGGCGCGTCAGACGGGGAGACGCGGCGTGCGCGGCTCGAGGGTGGAGGCTGCGGCGAGAAGGGCCGCGGCATCCGTTTGCTTGATATACACGCCCGTGACGTTCACCGCGCGAGTCTCGACGACCAGCACGAAGCCGATGGCGGAATCCGCGAAGAGGTCGGTCTTGTACGACTTCGCCACGGCGGCCATAACCTGCTCGCGCTTGGCTCGACCGGTCTCATCCAGAGAAGCGAAGTCGCCGATGAGCGAGGGTCCGGTCGAGGATACGCCGACACGAGCGACGTCCCGAGGAGCAATCGTGACCACGCGCCACCAGAACGGACCGCGGGTGGTGAAGCCGCGCTCGTCGATCTCGTAGACGTTGTAGCTCAGGCGAAAGAAGAACAGCACGAGGCCGAGGCTAAAGACCGGGAAGTAGATGCCAGAGGCGAGATCCGGTCCGGTGATGGCGATCACGGTGAATACCACGAACGCGATGGCCGCGACGATGATGAGGATGATCGCGACCGTGTTGTAGTGGCGGTAGCTCCACCGCGATGCCGGGTCGAACGCCGCGATCGGGCGGCCGAAGTAACTGCCGGAGGCCGCGAGAGGGGTGGGCGGCGCGGCGGGGTTCACGTTTCCGAGCCTAGCTCGACACCGACTCCCCTTCGACCAGCTCGATGAACGCGCTCAGTTGCGCCAGCGTTGCCGCGTTGGACGGCAGATAGTCGAGCAGAGCCGGCGAATAGAGCAGGTAGGCGGCCCATTGCGCTCGGGAGATCGCGACGTTCAGCCGGTTCGCGAGGAGCAGGAACTCCAGCCCGCGCGGCACCTCCGCAGCGCTCGATGCGGCCAGCGAGACGATCGCGATCGCGGCCTCCTTGCCCTGGAACTTGTCCACGGTGCCGACGGGCACCTCGTCGAATCCCGCTGACGAGAGCACCGACCGCAGCAGCTCCACCTGAGCGTTGTAGGGCGCGACGACGATGATGTCGCGTTGATCGAGCGGCCGAGTCTCGCCGGCCACTGTCCACGGCGTTCCGAGCAGGTCGCGCACGAGACCGAGAGCGCGCGTGGCCTCCTCCGGCGACGACGTCGCGTTCTGCTCGTGAGCGACGGGCAGCGGGTGCAGGCCGGGATCGACGCCGGCCAACAGGCGCTCCCCCGCCTGCGAGCGGAGCTTGCCGTCATACGACAGCCGCGAGACCGGCTCACACACCGCGGGATGCATGCGCCACGAGCGTTCGAGGAAGTAGCCGAATTCGGGCGGCAGCACGTCGTGTCCCTCGCTCAGCCAGCCGAGAGCAGAGACATCCACCGGTTCGGGATGCGACCCCTGGCTCACCTGCGGCAGCTGCTGCGGGTCCCCGAGAAGCAGCAGGCGTTTCGCCGATCCCGCCGAGGCAATGGTGCTAGCGAGGGAGAACTGGCCTGCCTCGTCGACGACGAGCAGGTCGAGGGTGCCGGGCGGGATCGCTCCCGCATTGGCGAAGGTCCACGCGGTGCCGCCGAGCACCCAGCCGTCATCCCGGTTCACGAACGAGGCGGGTGTGCTGATCGACTGCCAGGGCACAATGTCCGTGTCGCCGTCTTTCGCCTTCTTGCCGATGAGTTTCGGGTCGAGACCCGCGGCGACGATGCCGAACAGCATGTTCTTGACCGTCTCGTGCGACTGCGCGACGATGCCGACCTTCCAGCCGTGGTTCTCGACGAGGTTCCGGATGACCCGGGCGCCGGTGTAGGTCTTGCCGGTGCCGGGCGGCCCCTGCACCGCGAGGTACGAGTGGTCGAGGCCGAGAAGCGTGTCGCGGATGGCCTCGATAGTTGTGCCGGTCACCGGCACGATGCCGCCCCGCGGGGGTGCCTTGCGCAGGATGTCGAGGGCCGCATCCGGAAGCATCTGTGGAATAGCCCGCAGCACACGCTGGCCCCAGGACTCGATCGCCTCGGGCTGCGGACGCGCGGGCGGCGGTTTGCCGGGTGACAGGGCTGCGGGAACGGCATCGTGGCGCTCGGCACCCGCCTCGAGCAACTCGAGCACCACCCAGCCATCGTCGGTCACCTCGAGCACCTCGCCGTCGCTCGATGCCTTCGAGCCCGGGTTGCGGGTGAGCGAGATGAGTGGCGCGGGGTCGTTGTAGACGAGGAACGGTTTGGAGCCCTCCTTGAGCGAGCTGCCGGGAGCGAGTCGGCCGGAGACGAGCAGGGTGCGACGCGCCTTGGTCTGGCGGCCCGTGAGCGACCAGTCGGCGAGCACCTCGACCCGGTCGATGGCGAGCACGTCACGCACGTCGGCCCACTCGTCGATCGGGCGCTGCAGCCGGTCGAAGTGATCCTGCCAGAATTTCTTCGCCTCGCGGCGGTGGTAGTCGATCGTAGCCGAGGCCAGCGCGATCGCCGTGTCGTCGGCCGTGCGATCCGCGAGCGGCACGTCGGCGACGTGGGCCGCAAGCTCGACGTAGACCGGACTGGGGTCCCGCGCAACCGGCAGCTCGAGTTCGAGTTCGCGGGCGGGCGTCGGCTCAACGCCCAGCGCACGCGCCTGCTCGAGCAGCCAGTCGCGCAGGCGCAGCGTCGAGACGCAGTCGTACTCGTTGTAGGAGGCGATGGCGTCGAGTTTGGCCTGGCCCTCCTCGACCGAACCGGACTCGATGAGCACCCGCGCGTCCGCGTACTGCTGCACCGAATCGGCGGCGTTGTCGACCCCGGAGCGATGGGTCGGCATGTACAGCGGCTCGAGTTTCTTTATCGAGTAGCTGTGCGAGCCTATGCGAATCGCCTTTTTGACGGCCGGGTACAGGTCGACCAGCACGCCCTGGCGCAGCAGGTCGTCTACCTGTTCCTCGCCGACGCCGTGCCGGGCGGAGAGAGACAGAAGGTGGGTGCGCTCGTAGGCGGCGTAGTGGTAGATGTGCAGGTTGGGGAAACGCGCGCGCCGCTCGGCCACGTAGGCGAGGAACGCGATGAGGGCGTCGCGCTCCTGAACATAGTCGTGCGCCCAGAAGGTGCGGAACGTTGCATCCGCTTCGACCAGGCCGAACAGGTAGTCGAGGCCCCACTCCTTGCCGTCAACCGCATTCTCGCTGTACAGCGGGTCACCCTCGAAGTCGAAGAAGATGTCGCCCGCGTCGGGGTGCGGCAGGGCGGAGAGGGTTTCGGGCGCGAATACCTCGAACGCGGGCACCTCGCCGGTGGTGCGCAATTGCACCCGGGCCTGGGCGCGCAGTCCGGCCAGGGTCGAGGCGGCGATGCCGTCGACGACCGAGGGTGCCTGGGCGAGCTCGTCGATGGTGTGGATGCCGGCCGCCGCGAGCCGGTGGCGCTGCGTGAGCTGGATGCCCGACACGAGCAGCACGTCGCGATGCAGTTCGACCTGCGCGGCGCACTGGGCACATCGTCCGCAGGCGGTGTACCGCGGGTCGCCCCAAGGCGTCGGGACCGGGTCTGCCTGCTTCTCGTCGAGGATGCGCTGCAGGCGGGCGCGGCGTTTGCGGAAGACCGGCAGCACATCCCGGATCGCATGCGTGCTGGTCGTGCCGTCCCCGAGGATCAGGTGCACGTCGGGGCCGATCGGGATACCGAGACGAACGAGCTGGTCGCTGTAGGCGGCGAGCTGCAGCAGCGCCGTGATCTTGGCCTTGCGGGCGAGCTTGGTGTCGTAGACCTCGTACTCCCCCGCGGTGTTCTGCATGATGAAGTCCGCGTAGCCGAGCAGGCGGCCGTCGAAGAACGTCGCCTGGAACAGCACGTCAGCGCCGTCCTTCAATGCGGCGAGGGATGCAGCGGCATCCGCATCCCGCGATTCAAAGGTCGGAGCGAACTCGACGACGCGTCTCGTGTCGCGCAGGCGCTCGAGTGTCTCCCGCTCGTGGATCGTGCCCAGCAGGCCGGCGCGCACCAGCATGTCATCTTCGGGCTGCGGCTCGGCGGTGATGCGACCGAGCTTGTCGTCGAGGCGTCGCATCAGACCCCATTCGCAGCTTGCGGCAGCGCTGAGGTCGCTGGCGCTGTACACCACGGTGCTGGTCGGGTCGTCGCGGTCGAGCAGGAACATCCTCGAAGGCTAGCGCGAGCTACCGACCCGCACGACGGCCTGCACCGGCAGGTGGTCGGAGGCGAAGGTGCCTCCGAAGCGTGCCGTGTTGATGCCGACGACGCTCGGCTGGATCGCGGCGCCCCCGAGGATCCAGTCGATGCGCTTGCGGTCGAGCTTCGGAGCCCGGTAGTTCGGGTAGGTGCCCCACTCGGCGGTGAGTCGCTCCTCGGCTGTGTCCCACGTGTCGGGAAAGCCCGCCGCGGAGAATTCGGCGAAGGGCAGGGTGTCGACGGCCGAGTTGAAGTCACCCGTGATGATCGTTCTCTCGTCGCTGATGC
Coding sequences within:
- a CDS encoding RNase H family protein → MTITASADGSALGNPGPAGWAWYIDDNTWDAGGWKHATNNQGELKAVLELFRATAHVDDDLHILCDSQYVINSVTKWMPGWKKKGWRKGDGKPVMNLELLKEIDEAIAGRRYRFEWVRGHVGHVLNEAADARARAVSEAFARGAAIPTGPGFPGAAPAITAQAEAEPQVAQLSFDFLDEPETQPEAEPAAEPESDIALTPAQKLRLAERARAEGISVSELLARLI
- a CDS encoding TM0106 family RecB-like putative nuclease, which codes for MFLLDRDDPTSTVVYSASDLSAAASCEWGLMRRLDDKLGRITAEPQPEDDMLVRAGLLGTIHERETLERLRDTRRVVEFAPTFESRDADAAASLAALKDGADVLFQATFFDGRLLGYADFIMQNTAGEYEVYDTKLARKAKITALLQLAAYSDQLVRLGIPIGPDVHLILGDGTTSTHAIRDVLPVFRKRRARLQRILDEKQADPVPTPWGDPRYTACGRCAQCAAQVELHRDVLLVSGIQLTQRHRLAAAGIHTIDELAQAPSVVDGIAASTLAGLRAQARVQLRTTGEVPAFEVFAPETLSALPHPDAGDIFFDFEGDPLYSENAVDGKEWGLDYLFGLVEADATFRTFWAHDYVQERDALIAFLAYVAERRARFPNLHIYHYAAYERTHLLSLSARHGVGEEQVDDLLRQGVLVDLYPAVKKAIRIGSHSYSIKKLEPLYMPTHRSGVDNAADSVQQYADARVLIESGSVEEGQAKLDAIASYNEYDCVSTLRLRDWLLEQARALGVEPTPARELELELPVARDPSPVYVELAAHVADVPLADRTADDTAIALASATIDYHRREAKKFWQDHFDRLQRPIDEWADVRDVLAIDRVEVLADWSLTGRQTKARRTLLVSGRLAPGSSLKEGSKPFLVYNDPAPLISLTRNPGSKASSDGEVLEVTDDGWVVLELLEAGAERHDAVPAALSPGKPPPARPQPEAIESWGQRVLRAIPQMLPDAALDILRKAPPRGGIVPVTGTTIEAIRDTLLGLDHSYLAVQGPPGTGKTYTGARVIRNLVENHGWKVGIVAQSHETVKNMLFGIVAAGLDPKLIGKKAKDGDTDIVPWQSISTPASFVNRDDGWVLGGTAWTFANAGAIPPGTLDLLVVDEAGQFSLASTIASAGSAKRLLLLGDPQQLPQVSQGSHPEPVDVSALGWLSEGHDVLPPEFGYFLERSWRMHPAVCEPVSRLSYDGKLRSQAGERLLAGVDPGLHPLPVAHEQNATSSPEEATRALGLVRDLLGTPWTVAGETRPLDQRDIIVVAPYNAQVELLRSVLSSAGFDEVPVGTVDKFQGKEAAIAIVSLAASSAAEVPRGLEFLLLANRLNVAISRAQWAAYLLYSPALLDYLPSNAATLAQLSAFIELVEGESVSS